GACAGCCAGTCAGCTAATTTACAGTCTCACACGGGAAGCGATTTGGACGTTCCTGTTGAGCTGTACAGGCACTGGGAAAAGGTGTTTCGTCGGAAAGTGCTGAGGTTACCCCCCGAAACCAGAAGAGATGACCTCCTAGGGCCAGGTGAGCTTTACACTGGTTTGACTATATGTGCACGATGTAATGTTATATGATTGTTTAGTTCGacgattttttttactttactttGAGCACCGACtgtgttgaacatgagagaactgatgttctgaggctggaacaacatagaaaggacaaatacatacaaagcctcaaactgCCTAAGGTATTaccgatgaaagatggaagtcactgaaaaggttagccagctgtaggattcgaacccacaatcatacgacgggatcgacattcaacatttgccgcttgcgccGATCTCGTGGTATGattgtatgagtgagaaaaatgtaagagtgaaagggggatgagtgagagagtggttggtttgtcccttcagatggcgcacccttggaagtcgctggggaggtgtgttagcttagctcaattggtagagccctggaccggtaatccagaagatgtgggttcgagtcctacagctggctaaccttttcagtggcttccagCTTTCACCGACTGTGTGCTTCGCATAAATTTCCCGAGGGCGGTCTATCTGCCGAGAAAGGCGTCAGGGTGATCTAAAAGCAAGATGCTTCATGTGCGTAATAGTCGCAACTACATAGCTACAGAAACGAGATTGTAGAACAGTCCGTTAAATTTGCTGCGGAGACTGGCACGCCCCTATAGGAATCCATGCTGCTGCCCCTCACTCACCAGTGACAAATCTGGATTTACTGTTTCATTGCCGTGGTCACCACGTTGCACTGCACACAATAAGAATGTACTTGTTTTCGGTGGCACAGGTGTAAAACCCGGTGCATCAGAAAAGCGACGACAAAGCTCGATCGCCGACCCCTTGAAGGCAAAACAGGCAGACGAGGACACCACGGAACTGCTCTTCCCAAAAGGATTCGCAGCTCTGCAAGAACCAGTCCTTCAGAAGACGGCCACAAAGGGAACAGCAAAGAATGTTCCAGGTGCATATCTCACTGAGAAGGACTCAAAATTACCTGGCGCAGACAGAAAACTTCGTCGCATCAGCGGGACGAACAATCTTCGCTGGACTagtgcagcagacgacagccccCGCAATCTTGTAGACTCTACGCAACATGAACAGGTGACACCAGAACCTGCTCAACCACAGCGGTCTTCCAAGCGGAAAGATACGCGCCTGCAGCGGATACAGCCAGGTACTGCAAAGGTTGAACCGGGTTACAGCCGTCGAAAAAGCACGTACTCCAAACAGCAGGAGTCAACAGGAGCTCCTCGCGTAGCTGCTGGGCAGGAAAACGTCAACGATCAGGGAAGCGCGAGAATAAATGTTCCACCACCTTCTTCTTATTCCCCGAGGTCCCTGCACACCAAAATGACTCGGTCCAAAGGCTACAGCGATAGCTGCTCAAGGAGCATAGAGAGCAGGAAGAAGCGGGAAGAAGCATCAGGCCAACAGGAGAAGGGGTTCTACATGGGGTACCTACATGCTGGAAAGGTTCTGCCCCCTATAAGTGATGTAACTGCTGGACCGGTCCCGGGTACCACTATTAAAACGGTTCCTGCGCCGCACCCAGAGGTACTAACTGCTGATAAAAAGCGCGAAATCAGGAGGGTGTCCATTCCAAAGCCCCTTGGCGACGACAAACCGCTACCTAAGGGAAAGCAAAGTAAGCCTACAAGTAGGAGGCCCTCTATGAAAGAGAAACCCGTAGCTCCAGTGGAAATCACGAAAGGGGTTGTCAGTCGTGGAGTGGTTAAACCAGAACCAGCCGAAGGCGGCGGGGGAAGGTTGGCAAAGGGCAGAAAACCGCCAAAAGACGAGCCTGACACTGCAATGATGGAACACTTCCCGTCAGACATTTCGACCAAAATAGAGACACCAGTCGTTGAAAAGGAGGCGCAAGAAATCGTCCCAATGGACACGGAGAAGTCACTGGTTGAAAGGGAGGTGAAAGAAAAGGCTCCACAGCCGAAGTCAGCAGCCGCAGAAAGGGAGGAGGGCAGTGTCGCAGAGGTCACACATCCCGAGTCACCACCTGCAGAAAGGGAGGAGGGCAGTGTCGTAGAGGTTACACATCCCATATCACCAGCTGCAGAAAGGGTGGAGGGCAGTGTCCTAGAGGTCACACATCCCCAGACACCGGTCGTCGAGTTGGGGGAAAGACCGATGGCACGAAAGGAAACTAAAGCTGATGAGAAAATTGAAGAGAAGGACGAAAGGCAGGCTAAAAGCCTCCTTAGAAAAGAAAGCGCCCCTCCGGGAGTTAATGCCGATGAACTCTCCACCTACCGCGACATTAAACGAGAAGTAGAAACTCATGAACTAGAGAAACCCTACCTGAAACCGATGGTtgacatcagcacactgatgaAGAAAGAAGCGGGTGAGGAGGTTAATGTGCCGGGAAAAAAACCCGATGATATTTCCACACGTGCTCTGGAACTTGAGAACGTTAGGGCAGACCTGGGGAGAGAGTTGCTCGAGAAGAAGGGAATGTCTCTGGCGGAAGCCATGCAGTTGGAAGCAGAGCGTGAACTCGCTGAGGAAAGACTGAGGGCGATGAAGAAAGAGGACGCTGAAGAAATGAGCAAACCAGGGCGAGTGTGCACTGAGCTTGTTCCTTTAGAAGAGAGCACGGTTACGTGCAGGGACGACAGCAAGGATGCCACTCAAAAGGAGGTCGAAGATGGCAAGAAGCAAAGTAGGAAGGAGGCTGAAGACGCCAAGGAGAGTAAAAAGGAGGGCAAagatgcaagcaagctggtggcTGTAGAAGGCGAAAAgacgaaaacgaaagaaagtgAGAGTAGCACTACAGGAACAGGGAGTAGTACATCTGGAAGTACATCTGGGAGCACAACTGGCATCACAACGGGGACCACAACGAAGGTTCCAGAAGGAAAGGATGAACAAGAGGCCGTCGAAAAGCCAGCGAAGGAAGGAGACAAAATGTTACCCAAGGATGTGGGTGAAGAACCCGCCAAGGAAGCAGCCAAAACGGTTTCCAAGCATGCGGGCGAAGAGTTGGCTAAAAAGGAATTGTTGCCCACAAAAGAGGACGAGTCAGCGAAGAAACAAGTGGAGACTGCAAAGAAAGATGTTGTGGAGACTGCAAAGAAAGATGTTGCGGAGACTGCAAAGAAAGATGTTGCGGAGACTGCAAAGAAAGATGTTGCGGAGACTGCAAAGAAAGATGTTGCGGAGACTGCAAAGAAAGGTGAAGTGGAGGCTTCAAAGAAAGCTGAAGAGGAGGCGGCTTCAAAGAAAGCTGAAGAGGAGGAGACTGCAAAGAAAGCAGAAGAGGAGGAGACTGCAAAGAAAGCTGAAGAGGAGGAGGCTTCAAAGAAAGCTGAAGAGGAGGAGGCTTCAAAGAAAGCTGAAGAGGAGATGACCCCTAAAGCTAGCACGGCAATTGTAACGAGAGAAATCAGTGGGGTGGAAGCGAAGGATGGCATGCACGCAGGCGAAGTGGTGGAAAGCAAAGAAGGAAGCAGGGCGGTCTCTCCACGGGGGGAGCTGGGTGCGATCGAGGCGTCGCCCCAAGTGGAACCAAAGGCAGACGTACCCACCGCCGCCGGAGGTGACAACGCCTTAGCGCTACAGAGGGAGAAACCTGCCAAGCCCGATGTCAAGATTGCTTTCATTAAACCCGTTGGCAACGAAGCCTTTTACATCGCGACCACTCATAAAAGAACCATACCTGTTCTGCTGCTCCTGGGGAATATATTGGTGCTCATAATCATCCTAGTGCTATCGCACTTCGGCGTCTTTTACTGGTTCTACTTTGGCCCCATCGCTCCGATACCGCCGGTTCGCCAGCACAAGGAAAAGCACGAGCTCGTCTGTAGAAATATACGCTGCGGTGTCGCTGGTTCCACGCTCTACTATGCTTTGAACAACACAATACAGCCCTGTGATAGCATGTTCCAATTCGTGTGCGGCCAGTGGGTGCACAAACCCACAGAAGCATACCAGAAGATCATTCTCGGTGCTGAGAAACGCTTCGTTGAGAACATGTATTCCCACATGCGGCAGATTGTGGAACGCTTTGCGGCTGCATCGCTCGCCAACTCCGCCATCGGGAAAATGGCTAGGCTGTACAGGGGCTGTTTGGACCAGGACTACAGGGATAGTCGGGGAGCGATCGAGCTGAAAGAACTCATGAGGGACTATCGGCTCCGAGATTGGCCCTTTCAAGGCGGCTTTAATGGCAATCCAGCGACGCATGTGGCCGATTTCATTCGCGACACCGGCATCGGAGTCTTTGTATCGGTCCGCTTAGTTCCCGACCCGGATGATCCCAACGAACTCCGAGAGAGGCTCGTCGCATTGGAGTGTTCCAGCTTTGTTATTCCAATTGATACACTGCTTACCTACAGGAACGAGCAGAAGGAAATGGTGAAAGCGTACAAGAACTATATGAGCCATGTCATCGATGAATACACGGGAAGCGTCCGGGATACCATCGTTGCGAATATCTTCGCTTTTGAGGTCAACCTCGCTTTCCGCTGCAACGCCCAGTGTCGGAAGAAGAGGCTCAAGAAAGTTCAGGTCGGTCCCTTAAAGTATCGCAGAAGTCGTTTTTAACATCCTGTTTTCTTCGTATAAACCTGCTAAGCAGGCCGGTAAGATGCACCACAAGAATTCATCCCATAGTCATAATTctcgcggaaattgaatttaaagtacgccgcaaaaaagcgaccgtgcgcaacagcggtggagagcagtaccagcctgggACCtggcgctgacgctacaggggccacgctcgctgattggtccagggAAATGTCTGCTAGTCGACtcttcggggttctgaaaaagcattgctacTCCTTCTATCCTTGTTCTCCAGGGAACTCGCAAAACttgtttacggcggcaaagggacggggcgctgacccccactgaccagcgaaccagaacaaGTTGCcactgtaacgtcatcggtgacgtggtaTCATACttctcgttatacccggagtagtgatttaagggtgaacgcgccaAGCTATGCCCATGGAAGTCTGTTTCGCGCTATTTGGGAAAATGACACACACTCACTTTCATCAGACTTCTTaatgatttttctttttgatggccctctgtagCCCACCAATGCAGCTTGTAGTGGTGGTATGGTACCTGTCTCCCAATCAATGTATGGAAGACAGTTTGTTTGTGCTTTCAAGAGGCAGTGACACATTGAATTATGCCGGAAAAATACAAAGCGCAGTTTTTTTTGCACGTAAATACAAAGCGCAGTTTTTTCTGCACGTGAATACGTTCGAAGTTTTGAAGCAGAGGGGGTAATGGACGCGTAGAAAATTGCCAATACCGGAACTCTGATATATCTGCCAATGAGAAAGCCGCGAGAGAGATCACGTCCTTACAAGGGCCAATAGAAACGGCAGATGCTCCTGCTCTGACTACAGAGCTCGGTacgaaagcacgttcgtgatcttAGGCGTGTACTACCATACGCATATGCACAAAACAGCAATCGAGCTGCACTCGGTAGGTGAATGCACCAGAGAAATTCTCGGGATGCTTCTTGGTTCTGACTTTCTTGGTTGATGTATAATCTTTCAGGTAAAAGACCTTGTCCAGTCGGACGGAGACTCAATCGATTGGCTCAAGTTTCTCAAGGCCATCTTCGGTCCCATCAAGTACAGCATCACCGAAGACACGCAGCTGCTTGTGCGCTCAACAACGTACCTCAAGAAGCTCGCCTCCGTCCTTCGTGGGGACGCCACCAAGTCGTCGCGCGCCATGAACTATCTCGGTTGGCGATTTATGCACCAGTTCTCCAGGCACGCATCTACAGCACACCGAGCTGAGCACAAGACATTCTACGAAAACATCCTCGCCCAGGCCGAACTACCCGAATGGAAGCGATGTCTTTTTGACGTAACAGACGTGATGCCCTTCGTCGTGGGCCACATCTATGTGGAACAAGTCCGATGGCGCGCCACAGACTTCCAAGTGCACCGCATGGTTACCACCTTGAGAGAAACTCTCGACCACCTTGTATGGAAGCTCAAGTGGATGACATCCACCACCCGGGAAAAGTTCAAGGCCATCATCTCCAGATCGGCCATTAATGTCGGCTATCCGCCGTGGATGATGAACAGCAGCGCACTCGATGCCTACCATTCCAGCATCCCGGCGTCGGCGGGGTACGTCAAGTGCTACGCGTCCGCGCTCAAGAACAAATTTCAGAACCATCTCAAGATTTTAGTGGGCAGGACGGAAGCGGTGAACAAGCTGTCGTACTTCATTTTTCCCACGCGTCTCGTGGAGCTCCATCAGCGGACGGGTccgcccagggaaaaccttttCTACGACATTCGGGACAATGCTTTCATCGTCCCGTCGGGTGTAATGACTCCGCCTTTTTACAGTGCCGAAGCGACGGCTGCCCTTAATTTCGGTGGTCTTGGGATGCTGGTGGCGCGAGACCTGGTCAACGAATTCTTCCACGCTATGGACGGACACTGGATGACAGACACGGAACGGCAACAGTACAAGACCAAGTCGGAGTGCATCATAAAAGCCATAGCCAAGTTCAACGATAAGCCGGTGTCTGAGAATATACTCCACTGCGCTGGTTTGATGGCCGACTTCCTTGCGCTTCGCATAGCCTACTCCGCGTACCATTCTTTCCTGGACTTCAAGGTAGGCAAGGTTGAGGATACAAATATTAATTCCAATATCACGTCGTAAGATAAATACTTCAAAGGGGCACTACTAGCGACAAACTAGCATGGTCACATTGCTTTGCTCGTCGTCAGAGAAACGGCCCAGGACACGCTAAAGTACTAATGCAGAACATAGATGGGtcgaaatccagcgaaccggtagagatgtaggaagggagttgcctcaggacagaagccgccgatattcctgttcgaaatatcggcggcttctgtcctgaggcaactcccttcctaataaagaatatgtattaatgtattggCTTAGCATAAGGCATACATGCCTATATGCACGTGTACACTCAAATTAATTTTACAACGAAACAATGTGCTCTTCTCACGAGGCAAGTTGGAAATTGTAAAAACTTTCACTTGAGAAATCTTTCATGGACAGTGAACAACTGTGTTGGCACTGTAAGTcctggtgaaacagacagaatggaagtaaagGGCAACGAAATGTTCAGTTTGAGATGGTTTATTGATGAGCAAGGAAAACGGAGGTAGCAAGTGCTCTCTTCTTGCACTGAcaatgccttccgcatttgtCGTGTACGCGAGAAACAGCGCCGTTCTCTCGCGCGTGACGTGTGACCATCGTCCCTGACGGCAATGCATAGTTTCGAACGTTCTCGTTCATTAGCGCTGTGTGGCTGTGCTTATCACGCGTGATTGTTTCCGCGACGTTTGTGTTCAGCGCTTCTTTCATTCACGGCGAAAATCTGCACGCACGCCTCAAAACTCTGTCGCAGTCGCGAGTAAAATCGCCCCATGCGTGACGAACTTAAGGCCATATGCGTCTTGGTGTCACCTGTAACAACAGTTAGTGCAGTTTTCAAATGACTTTGCAGCATTACTGTCGTCCTAGTTGGCACAACACGCGGCCCCACAGCGTCGGAGCTTGAGAAACTATATCGAAATATCGTCACGTCCTACTCCTCGATTATCCACGCCATCGCACCCGACCATGATTCTATTATACTGGGTGTTTCACGAGaaatgagccaaagtttaaAAATAAAATGGGTAAtcgcacacaaaaaaagacggactgcatagtgttaccagtggtgtgaggatactcGAGCAATTTTGGTTTTTTAATTAGTTAATTAACTAGTGAAATTAATTAGTCAGCTTTTTTGTTATGAGAattagagccaaaatgtcaatgagaaagttgtagcgtGCGATACGAcacgaaacccgttgattgcaactttgtacctctaacAGATCCTTTTTATTCGGCTTCGGTTTGCGACGCGGGACCTGTCGCAGACGCGCGAGGAGCGCCGGATCAGAGCGCTCTCGAGCGTCCTGTTATTGAACGAAGACTAGTCACAGCTCTCAGTGACGGACAGGTTTTTGCACACCCGAAAGTCTTTGGAGCCGGGAAAAAAAGGTTTCGTTAGAGGTAGAAAGTTGCAATCAAAACCTCCCAGCACGTTTCGGC
This portion of the Ornithodoros turicata isolate Travis chromosome 3, ASM3712646v1, whole genome shotgun sequence genome encodes:
- the LOC135389066 gene encoding uncharacterized protein LOC135389066, which codes for MARAQDSLKRRTSIPAVAFYLLYLLQVAVYCITGTMRKPYTDDSSTSSDGALQKQSRTRDFRKRRAPPRVSAPSRKRTSTKPPSSMEYLSAVSRPTAPPTSYQDKIRKRAVSPDTPGTSLAANAPSRDLQKVALTLTDDDASDVAPDFIRSEPREKTRSPRKRNRKRFRRRSGIQDGPPPEATPPVLQGKTGRRLTFRRSGSQESVSWTGRNSPVELTVIRRTKEMGFVPVNDGKLRRKSCPENKPQTSSFAQTDQARWEHDKSQRRWSMGREIAKGAKKDSMLPKPGEDHAFISLLASKRSSMFLPTSLSGVKDSQSANLQSHTGSDLDVPVELYRHWEKVFRRKVLRLPPETRRDDLLGPGVKPGASEKRRQSSIADPLKAKQADEDTTELLFPKGFAALQEPVLQKTATKGTAKNVPGAYLTEKDSKLPGADRKLRRISGTNNLRWTSAADDSPRNLVDSTQHEQVTPEPAQPQRSSKRKDTRLQRIQPGTAKVEPGYSRRKSTYSKQQESTGAPRVAAGQENVNDQGSARINVPPPSSYSPRSLHTKMTRSKGYSDSCSRSIESRKKREEASGQQEKGFYMGYLHAGKVLPPISDVTAGPVPGTTIKTVPAPHPEVLTADKKREIRRVSIPKPLGDDKPLPKGKQSKPTSRRPSMKEKPVAPVEITKGVVSRGVVKPEPAEGGGGRLAKGRKPPKDEPDTAMMEHFPSDISTKIETPVVEKEAQEIVPMDTEKSLVEREVKEKAPQPKSAAAEREEGSVAEVTHPESPPAEREEGSVVEVTHPISPAAERVEGSVLEVTHPQTPVVELGERPMARKETKADEKIEEKDERQAKSLLRKESAPPGVNADELSTYRDIKREVETHELEKPYLKPMVDISTLMKKEAGEEVNVPGKKPDDISTRALELENVRADLGRELLEKKGMSLAEAMQLEAERELAEERLRAMKKEDAEEMSKPGRVCTELVPLEESTVTCRDDSKDATQKEVEDGKKQSRKEAEDAKESKKEGKDASKLVAVEGEKTKTKESESSTTGTGSSTSGSTSGSTTGITTGTTTKVPEGKDEQEAVEKPAKEGDKMLPKDVGEEPAKEAAKTVSKHAGEELAKKELLPTKEDESAKKQVETAKKDVVETAKKDVAETAKKDVAETAKKDVAETAKKDVAETAKKGEVEASKKAEEEAASKKAEEEETAKKAEEEETAKKAEEEEASKKAEEEEASKKAEEEMTPKASTAIVTREISGVEAKDGMHAGEVVESKEGSRAVSPRGELGAIEASPQVEPKADVPTAAGGDNALALQREKPAKPDVKIAFIKPVGNEAFYIATTHKRTIPVLLLLGNILVLIIILVLSHFGVFYWFYFGPIAPIPPVRQHKEKHELVCRNIRCGVAGSTLYYALNNTIQPCDSMFQFVCGQWVHKPTEAYQKIILGAEKRFVENMYSHMRQIVERFAAASLANSAIGKMARLYRGCLDQDYRDSRGAIELKELMRDYRLRDWPFQGGFNGNPATHVADFIRDTGIGVFVSVRLVPDPDDPNELRERLVALECSSFVIPIDTLLTYRNEQKEMVKAYKNYMSHVIDEYTGSVRDTIVANIFAFEVNLAFRCNAQCRKKRLKKVQVKDLVQSDGDSIDWLKFLKAIFGPIKYSITEDTQLLVRSTTYLKKLASVLRGDATKSSRAMNYLGWRFMHQFSRHASTAHRAEHKTFYENILAQAELPEWKRCLFDVTDVMPFVVGHIYVEQVRWRATDFQVHRMVTTLRETLDHLVWKLKWMTSTTREKFKAIISRSAINVGYPPWMMNSSALDAYHSSIPASAGYVKCYASALKNKFQNHLKILVGRTEAVNKLSYFIFPTRLVELHQRTGPPRENLFYDIRDNAFIVPSGVMTPPFYSAEATAALNFGGLGMLVARDLVNEFFHAMDGHWMTDTERQQYKTKSECIIKAIAKFNDKPVSENILHCAGLMADFLALRIAYSAYHSFLDFKDEGTLPGLETMNPDQVFFIAAVRTLCTRIRETHYVQVVRLKMSVTELEHMDGILKIMDEWMDAFYCRPLVNESQPVFKECLTPDEPAPSAKARKRSLWHPPKGGTIFGAQTTKRSRFRKRAKIRSTQRELARPDFTLNRDN